In one window of Pseudodesulfovibrio sediminis DNA:
- a CDS encoding IS3 family transposase (programmed frameshift): protein MAIKRHTPEQIIFKLREADVALAQGARVADVCRQLGITEQTYYRWRKEYGGLRTSQARQLKLLERENTRLKKLVADLSLDKQILSEALKGKLLSPERRRKCVKHVQAVLHVSERRACKVVGQPRTSQRYQKRVADDEEALTNAIISFASEYGRYGYRRITALLRNEGWHVNHKRVERIWRREGLKVPQKQPKKGRLWLNDGSCIRLRPCWPNHVWAYDFVMGRTHDGKAFRMLTIIDEFTRECLGIPVARSMKNEDVMHVLADLFVSRGQPDFIRSDNGSEFTAKAIRKWLKYVGVSTAYIEPGSPWENGYSESFNGKLRDELLNGEIFYSLKEAQVVIENWRQEYNTIRPHSSLGYKPPAPAARLPLGGAILGTGQPQQEECRLT from the exons ATGGCCATCAAACGACACACCCCCGAACAGATTATCTTCAAGCTCAGAGAAGCTGACGTTGCCTTGGCTCAAGGTGCGCGAGTTGCGGATGTCTGCCGTCAATTGGGCATAACCGAGCAGACGTATTATCGCTGGCGCAAAGAGTACGGCGGTTTGAGGACGAGTCAGGCCAGGCAGCTTAAGTTGTTGGAGCGAGAGAACACCAGGCTCAAGAAGTTGGTTGCTGATTTGAGTTTGGATAAGCAGATCCTTTCAGAGGCGCTCAAGGGAA AACTTCTAAGCCCTGAACGTCGTCGCAAATGTGTGAAGCATGTTCAGGCTGTCCTTCATGTGTCCGAGCGTCGGGCATGCAAGGTCGTCGGACAACCTCGAACCAGTCAGCGGTACCAGAAGCGTGTGGCTGACGACGAAGAGGCATTGACCAACGCCATCATTTCGTTTGCCAGCGAGTATGGACGATATGGATACAGGCGAATTACGGCATTGCTCCGAAATGAAGGCTGGCATGTGAATCACAAACGAGTCGAACGCATATGGCGGCGTGAAGGGCTGAAAGTCCCACAGAAGCAACCAAAGAAAGGACGATTGTGGCTGAATGATGGTTCATGCATTCGCCTTCGTCCTTGCTGGCCAAATCATGTCTGGGCTTATGACTTCGTCATGGGTCGAACGCATGATGGTAAGGCGTTTCGTATGCTGACCATCATCGACGAGTTCACCCGCGAATGCCTTGGGATACCTGTTGCGAGGAGCATGAAGAATGAGGATGTGATGCATGTCCTTGCGGACCTGTTTGTCAGCAGAGGGCAACCAGACTTCATCAGATCAGACAACGGTTCTGAATTCACAGCAAAGGCGATTAGGAAGTGGCTCAAATATGTCGGAGTCAGTACGGCTTACATCGAACCTGGTAGCCCATGGGAGAATGGGTACAGCGAAAGCTTCAACGGGAAGCTACGAGATGAATTGTTGAACGGAGAGATTTTCTATTCGTTGAAAGAAGCGCAGGTAGTGATCGAGAATTGGCGGCAGGAATACAATACCATCAGGCCTCACAGCTCATTAGGATACAAGCCGCCTGCGCCGGCCGCGCGGCTCCCCCTAGGGGGAGCTATCCTGGGGACTGGACAACCTCAGCAGGAAGAGTGCAGACTAACATAA